One Falsiruegeria litorea R37 genomic window, GCCCCTCGTGCGACAGGTCCTGATCGCGAAAGAACACCACGCCATGGGCAAAGAGAGCATCGCGCACCGTGGCGAATCCTGCATCGTCCAGAGTGTTCAGCGACAGGCCCGCAATCTCGGCCCCGACATGGCCTGCGATAGGCCGCACGGAAACTTCGGTCATTTCGATTCCTCCCTATCTCCGACTGTTCCCGAATTCCGCGCCCGGGTCGAGTCGGTCGGCTGAGGTTCGAGCGACCTTGCGTGCCGAAGAAGACCACGGTTGCCAATTGTTATGCTTCTCGATATGCAGCGCGCCGCCGGTCGCAGCCTACCCGGCTATCAAAACAAGGACTGAAAAATTGAAAACCATTGTCATCTGCTCGGGCGGGCTGGATTCCGTTTCGCTCGCGCATTCGATTGCTGCTGACGGCAATCTCTTTCGGCTCGTGTCATTCGATTACGGCCAGCGTCACCGCAAGGAGCTGGACTATGCCGCCGCCTGTGCGACCCGCCTGGGTGTGCCGCATCACATCATCGACATGCGCACCATCGGGGCGGCGCTGACAGGATCGGCGTTGACCGACGATATCGACGTGCCAGACGGGCACTATGCCGAAGACACGATGAAGGTCACCGTCGTCCCGAACCGCAATGCGATCATGCTGACCATTGCCTATGGGATTGCCGCCGCCAACGGGGACGAGGCTGTGGCAACGGCGGTGCATGGGGGTGATCACTTCATCTATCCCGACTGCCGCCCGGCCTTCACGCAAGCCTTTGATACCATGCAGCGCGCAGCTCTTGATGGCTATGCGGACGTGGCTCTATCGACGCCATTTGTGCATCGCTCCAAAGCGGACATCGTTACCGAAGGGGCGCGGGTGGGCACGCCCTTTGCAGACACGTGGTCGTGCTACAAAGGGGGCGAGCATCACTGTGGTCGATGTGGCACCTGCGTTGAACGGCGCGAAGCCTTTGATCTGGCCGGTGTCACCGACCCGACGATCTACGAAGACCCGGATTTCTGGCGCGCGGCAGTTGCGGACAAGGAGGGCGCCTGATGTATCGTATCACCAAGGAGTTCCATTTCTCGGCGTCCCATCAACTGATCCATCTGCCTGCGGAACACCAATGCCACCGGATGCATGGGCACAATTACATCGTTGTGGTTGAATTGGCCGGGGCCGAATTGAACGCCGACGGGTTTGTGCGCGATTATCACGAGCTGGGGCCGCTCAAATCCTATATCGACGACACCTTTGATCACCGGCACCTGAACGATGTGTTGGACGTGCCCACCACGGCCGAAAATATGGCGCGCCATTTCTATGACTGGTGCAAGGCGCGCTGGCCGGAAACGGCGGCGGTAAAAGTGTCCGAGACGCCCAAAACCTGGGCCGAGTATCGCCCATGACCCTGCGCATTGCCGAGATTTTCGGACCCACGATCCAGGGCGAAGGCGCCCTGATCGGGGAACCCACGGTGTTCATCCGGGCAGGCGGCTGTGACTACCGGTGCAGCTGGTGCGATTCAATGCATGCCGTCGATAGCGCCTATCGCCATGCATGGACACCTCTATCCGATAATGCCGTTTGGGATCAGGTGCGGGATCTGTCCGGGGGGCGTCCGCTGACCGTGTCGATTTCCGGCGGCAACCCAGCGATCCAGGACTTTTCCGGTGTGATCGCCCTGGGCAAGGCCGAGGGGTATCGCTTTGCCTGCGAAACCCAAGGTTCGATTGCCAAGCCTTGGTTCGCCGAACTGGACACGCTAGTCCTGAGCCCCAAACCCCCATCCAGTGGCGAAACCGTGGATTGGGCGGCCTTTGAAAATTGCCTGACCGCCGCCAAAGGGTGCCGCAATATCGTGTTGAAGATCGTGATCTTTGATGATGCGGATTACGCTTGGGCGCAGCAAGTGGCCAAAAACCACCCGGACCTGCCGCTGTATCTGCAACCCGGCAACCCCGAAGTAGACCCAAACCAACCCGTTGACCTGCAAGTCACAACCGACCGGCTATTGTGGTTGATCGAAAAAGTCACCGGTGACGGTTGGTTCACCCCCCGCGTGCTGCCGCAATTGCACGTGCTGGTTTGGGGCAATAAGCGCGGCGTCTGACCCAAACACATTGGAGAGAGCTGATGACTGACAGCATTTACAGCGACCTGAAGCAACTTGGCGGCGCGACAGTGGTGCCGACCAACCCTGACGAGGCAGAGCTTGAGCGGGTGAAGAACCCGCAGGCGGATGTGGCCTACAACGTGCGGTTCACCGCGCCCGAGTTCACCTCGCTCTGCCCGATGACGGGGCAGCCTGACTTTGCCCACCTGGTCATTGACTATGTGCCCGGCGAATGGCTGGTGGAAAGCAAATCCCTCAAGCTGTTTCTGGGATCGTTCCGCAATCACGGCGCGTTCCACGAGGATTGCACCGTGTCCATTGGGCGCCGCCTGGCCGAGTTCCTGTCGCCGCAGTGGCTGCGGATCGGGGGGTATTGGTATCCGCGCGGCGGCATTCCCATCGACGTGTTCTGGCAGACCGGGCCGATGCCCGAAAGCGTCTGGATCCCGGACCAAGGCGTGCCGCCGTACCGTGGGCGTGGCTAGCGCGCCTCTCTCTGTGCCTTAGGAGGCGAAGCCGACCAGCCCCCGACCGCCCCCATGGGCGGGGGCTGGTCTCATTAACTTTGCGCAGGCGATGCAGATTTCTTGGAGGATGCTCTAGTCGATCACCGCGGTCGCTTCGATCTCGACCAGCGCCTCATCCTCGACCAGACCAGCCACCACGACCATCGCCATCGCTGGAAAATGCCGCCCCATGACTTTGCGATAGACCGCGCCGATTTCGCCCTGACGGGCGAGGTATTCCTTTTTGTCGGTCACGTACCACGTAAGTCGGGTGATGTGTTCGGCCCGGCCTCCGGCGGCCTCGACCACGTCCATGATGTTGCGCAGGGTCTGTTCCATCTGCCCGATGAAGTCATGCGTTTCAAAGACCTGATCCGCGTTCCAGCCGATCTGCCCCCCGACATACAGGTGCCCGTCCTTGGACAGAACACCATTGGCATAGCCTTTGGCCGGGGCCCAGCCTTCGGGTTGGATGATTTGATGGGCCATTGGTGCCCCTCCGTCTAGTGCAGGTCCGAGCGCAGGCGAAAGCGCTGGATCTTGCCGGTTTGTGTTTTGGGCAGGGCGGTAATGAACTTCACACTGCGCGGGTATTTGTAGGGGGCGATGGTGGCCTTGACGTGATCCTGTAGCGTTTTGACCATCAGCGCGTCACCCGTTTCGCCCTCGGCCAGCACGATATGCGCCTCAACGATGTGGCCGCG contains:
- the queC gene encoding 7-cyano-7-deazaguanine synthase QueC, yielding MKTIVICSGGLDSVSLAHSIAADGNLFRLVSFDYGQRHRKELDYAAACATRLGVPHHIIDMRTIGAALTGSALTDDIDVPDGHYAEDTMKVTVVPNRNAIMLTIAYGIAAANGDEAVATAVHGGDHFIYPDCRPAFTQAFDTMQRAALDGYADVALSTPFVHRSKADIVTEGARVGTPFADTWSCYKGGEHHCGRCGTCVERREAFDLAGVTDPTIYEDPDFWRAAVADKEGA
- the queD gene encoding 6-carboxytetrahydropterin synthase QueD; its protein translation is MYRITKEFHFSASHQLIHLPAEHQCHRMHGHNYIVVVELAGAELNADGFVRDYHELGPLKSYIDDTFDHRHLNDVLDVPTTAENMARHFYDWCKARWPETAAVKVSETPKTWAEYRP
- the queE gene encoding 7-carboxy-7-deazaguanine synthase QueE yields the protein MTLRIAEIFGPTIQGEGALIGEPTVFIRAGGCDYRCSWCDSMHAVDSAYRHAWTPLSDNAVWDQVRDLSGGRPLTVSISGGNPAIQDFSGVIALGKAEGYRFACETQGSIAKPWFAELDTLVLSPKPPSSGETVDWAAFENCLTAAKGCRNIVLKIVIFDDADYAWAQQVAKNHPDLPLYLQPGNPEVDPNQPVDLQVTTDRLLWLIEKVTGDGWFTPRVLPQLHVLVWGNKRGV
- the queF gene encoding preQ(1) synthase, which encodes MTDSIYSDLKQLGGATVVPTNPDEAELERVKNPQADVAYNVRFTAPEFTSLCPMTGQPDFAHLVIDYVPGEWLVESKSLKLFLGSFRNHGAFHEDCTVSIGRRLAEFLSPQWLRIGGYWYPRGGIPIDVFWQTGPMPESVWIPDQGVPPYRGRG
- a CDS encoding RidA family protein, which codes for MAHQIIQPEGWAPAKGYANGVLSKDGHLYVGGQIGWNADQVFETHDFIGQMEQTLRNIMDVVEAAGGRAEHITRLTWYVTDKKEYLARQGEIGAVYRKVMGRHFPAMAMVVVAGLVEDEALVEIEATAVID